The following nucleotide sequence is from Streptomyces brevispora.
GGTCGTTCTCCATCGCCAGGTAGAGGTTGGCGAGGGTCTGGGCCTCGATGCCCTGCGCGGCGTCCACCAGCAGGACCGTGCCCTCACAGGCGGCGAGCGACCGGGAGACCTCGTAGGTGAAGTCGACGTGCCCCGGGGTGTCGATCATGTTGAGGATGTGGGTGCTGCCCTGGTCCTCGCCGACAGTGGGCGCCCAGGGCAGCCGTACCGCCTGGGACTTGATGGTGATGCCACGCTCGCGCTCGATGTCCATCCGGTCGAGGTACTGAGCGCGCATCTGCCGCTGGTCGACCACACCGGTCAGCTGGAGCATCCGGTCGGCAAGGGTCGACTTGCCGTGGTCGATGTGCGCGATGATGCAGAAATTGCGGATCAGCGCCGGGTCGGTACGGCTCGGCTCGGGCACGTGGAGAGGAGTCGCGGGCACGCAGGGTCCTGATTCTTGAGACGCCGAACGCCGTGTCTCGGGTCGATGTCGGGTCGGTCGGATCTGTACGTAGCTCCCATCGTCCCACGCTTGCGGAGCGGAAGCCGGTTTGGGCCGGTCGGAGCGCGACTGGTACCGTGGACAGCTGTGCCTCGTGGCTCTCCGGCCGCAGGGCGCACATCGAAGATCCAACGAACCTGAAAAGGCTCTTTCGTGGCGAACATCAAGTCCCAGATCAAGCGGAACAAGACCAACGAGAAGGCGCGCCTGCGTAACAAGGCCGTCAAGTCGTCGCTCAAGACCGCAGTCCGCAAGGCCCGCGAGGCCGTCGTCGCGGGCGACGTCGAGAAGGCCACCGTGGCCGTTCGCGACGCGTCCCGTGCGCTCGACAAGGCTGTCTCGAAGGGTGTCATCCACAAGAACGCCGCCGCCAACAAGAAGTCGGCGCTGGCCACCAAGGTTGCCACCCTCCAGGGCTGAGCATTCCCGATGTGATCGCCGGAACGGACTCAGCGGGCCCTCTCTCCCGCTCCTGACCGGCACCCCGCGCCGCACACCGAACCTGCGTTCGCCACGCGGGTGCGGCGCACCAAGCACAGACCGAAGGCCCCTGCCGTTCCCCTCCCCAGGGGGACGACAGGGGCCTTCGTCATGCGCGCGTCGTCATGCGCGCGCGTCGAGGACGCGCGGCTACGTTTCGAGCCCGGTCGGGAGTGTGTTTCGCGTTTCAGGCCCGTCCGGGGTGCGTTCTGACGCTTCCAGCCCGTCTGGCGTGCGTTCTGAGGCTCCAAGCCCGTCTGGCGTACGTCTGAGCCTTAAGCCCGTCCGGCGGTTGAGGACGCCATGGACCGCAGATCCAAGCCCGCCAGGCGGTTGAGGACAACACGGCGGGCCGGACGAACCCGGCGCCCCTGCCCCCGCTCGCCCAGGGACAGCGCTACCGCCCCGCCCGCGCGGCCCGCGCCACGGCCACCACGGCCTTCTCCAGCGCGTACGCCGGGTCGTCCCCGCCCCCCTTGACCCCCGCATCCGCATCCGCGACCGCCCGCAGCGCCACCGCGACGCCGTCCGGCGTCCAGCCACGCATCTGCTGGCGCACCCGGTCGATCTTCCACGGTGGCATGCCTAGCTCACGGGCGAGATCCGCCGGCCGCCCCCCGCGCGCCGACGACAGCTTGCCGATCGCCCGAACGGCCTGCGCGAGCGCGCTGGTGATCAGGACAGCCGCCACTCCGGTCGACAACGACCAGCGCAAGGCCTCCAGCGCCTCCGCCGCACGCCCCTCGACCGCCCGGTCGGCGACCGTGAAGCTCGACGCCTCCGCGCGCCCCGTGTAGTAGCGCCCGACGACCGCCTCGTCGATCGTGCCCTCGACGTCCGCGACGAGCTGCGACACCGCACTCGCCAGCTCCCGCAGATCGCTGCCGATGGAATCGACCAGCGACTGGCACGCCTCGGGGGTCGCCGAGCGCCCCAGCGCCCGGAACTCACCCCGTACGAAGGAGAGCCGCTCGGCCGGCTTGGTGGTCTTCGGGCATGCGACCTCCCGCGCACCCGCCTTGCGTGCCGCGTCCAGCAGGCCCTTGCCCTTGGCGCCACCCGCGTGCAGCAGCACGAGCGTGATCTCCTCGACCGGGTCGTCGAGATACTTCTTGACGTCCTTGATCGTGTCGGCGGAGAGATCCTGCGCGTTGCGCACGATCACCACCTTGCGCTCGGCGAAGAGCGACGGGCTCGTCAGCTCGGAAAGCGTGCCGGGCTGGAGCTGATCGGACGTGAGGTCACGGACGTCCGTGTCGGCGTCGGAGGCGCGGGCCGCCACCACCACCTGCTGCACGGCGCGGTCCAGGAGCAGGTCCTCCTGGCCCACGGCGAGCGTGAGCGGGGCGAGCGGGTCGTCGGTGGAATTCCTTCTGGTGGCCATCGTCGTCCAGCATCCCACGCGCCACTGACAACCCGGCCGGCCGCTGCCCGGCACCCGGCTGCACGGACACCCCCGCCGGGGCACAGCCGCCCGTACCGGAGAATGGACGGGTGAGCGATGTGAGACATGTGCTGGTGCTGCCCGACCGTGACACGGCGGAGGAGGTGGCGGGCGAGCTGGCCGACCGGTTCGGGGTCACCGAGGAGCCGCAGCTCGTGCGCGACGCGCTGGCCGGCGAGGACGACGCCGAGGACGCCCAGTGGCTGGTGGTCGTGGAGGACCCGGACCGACGGCTGGACTCCGCGGCCCTCGACGCATTCGCCGCGGAGTACGAGGGGTGGCTGGAGGCCCCGTAGGGCGTCCGGGCTCCGGGTGGCTGGACTTCGTTGTCGGAGCAGCGGCCCACCGACGAGCATGCATTCGATCACTCTTGTGGCGTTCGAGGCAAACAGAACGTCTCGCGGTGACTTGGGTGCAGCTGCTACCGAAGGTCCGAATTGATTACTGCGTTGAGGTGCGTCACCCATTCGGCGCGGAAGCACCGGCCCCGCGGACGGTGGGCAGCCGGTCGAGGCGCAGCCCGAAGTGCTCGCGGTAGCCGGCGAGCACCTCGTCGTCGCTCCCCAACGGCGTCTCGTTGCGCTCGCCGCCCACCGTCGTGACGAGCTTCCGGCCACTGAGCGTGATCCGGCCGGAAGCGGTGAAACGGGAGCAGACCGGAGCCCGGGTGAAACCGGAATCGGGTGAGGTGCGGTGGTACCAGGCGCCGGCCCGAAAGTCCGCCAGCACCCGGGGCCGCGGATCCAGACGGAACTGCGGGGCACCGTCACGCAGCACATCGAGATCGCCGTAGGCCTCGGCGTCCCCGTATGCCTCGGCGTTCTCGGCGTTCTCGGCGAGGGCCCGCCTGATCCGGAAGGTGCCGCGCGGGTCCTCCTGATCCGTGCGGTCGTCGAGTGCGAGCGGATGCTGGGCGTGGTCGCCGAAGCCGACATCCACGAGCCACGGACCGGTGCCGTCGTCCGTCTCCACTCGGAGCGCCAGGTGATCGTAGGGAATGCCGAGCTTCCCGTCGTCGCCATGAACGCGGGCCTGGAGCAGCGTGACGCCGAAGCCCAGTTCCCGCAGCAACGCGGCGAAGGCTCCGTTGAGTTCGTAGCAGAACCCACCGCGGCGGCCCGACACGATCTTGTCGAGAAGCGCCTGTTCCTCCAGCACGATGTCCTCGCCGAGATGGATCGAGAGGTTCTCGAAGGGAACGGAGGTGAGGTGGCACAGTTGCAGCTCACGCAGTGCCGCGGCGTCGGCACGGCCGGGCCTGGTGGCGCCGATGCGCGCCAGGTAGGAGTCGACGGTATGCGGCAGTTGGGGGTCCATACCGGCAGTCTGTCCCGGGACACTGCGGCCCGCCATGAGCCGGTGGTCCTAGGTCCGGCGGCGGAGGTGCGGTGCCGGGCGCGCTCACTGGTGTGCCGGACATGACGAAGCATGAGCCGGCCCGCAGCCGGGAGCAGCGCAAGCAGGATGTGCTCGATCACCTGGAGAAGGACAAGGACGCATGGGTGTCCACCGCCTCGCCTGACGGGGTGCCGACCCTGGTGCCGCTGTCGTTCGTGTGGGACCGGGGGACATTGCTGATGGCCACCCGGCGCACCAACCCCACCGCGGTCAACGTGACGCCGGCCGGGCACGCCCGGATCGCCGTCGGTCACACCCGTGATGTGGTCCTCGTCGAGGCGACGGCCGAGGTGATCGAGGGGGCGGACCTTGCCACGGAGTCGGGTGACGCCTTCGCCTCCAAGCTCAACTGGGACCTGCGTGGCCGCCCCACCTGGGTGTACCTGCGCTTCACTCCGACCGCGGTCAAGGCCTGGCGGGAGGAGAACGAACTGACCGGCCGTGAACTGATGGCCGAAGGACGATGGCTGGACTGAGTAC
It contains:
- the rpsT gene encoding 30S ribosomal protein S20; this encodes MANIKSQIKRNKTNEKARLRNKAVKSSLKTAVRKAREAVVAGDVEKATVAVRDASRALDKAVSKGVIHKNAAANKKSALATKVATLQG
- the holA gene encoding DNA polymerase III subunit delta, whose protein sequence is MATRRNSTDDPLAPLTLAVGQEDLLLDRAVQQVVVAARASDADTDVRDLTSDQLQPGTLSELTSPSLFAERKVVIVRNAQDLSADTIKDVKKYLDDPVEEITLVLLHAGGAKGKGLLDAARKAGAREVACPKTTKPAERLSFVRGEFRALGRSATPEACQSLVDSIGSDLRELASAVSQLVADVEGTIDEAVVGRYYTGRAEASSFTVADRAVEGRAAEALEALRWSLSTGVAAVLITSALAQAVRAIGKLSSARGGRPADLARELGMPPWKIDRVRQQMRGWTPDGVAVALRAVADADAGVKGGGDDPAYALEKAVVAVARAARAGR
- a CDS encoding arylamine N-acetyltransferase family protein — translated: MDPQLPHTVDSYLARIGATRPGRADAAALRELQLCHLTSVPFENLSIHLGEDIVLEEQALLDKIVSGRRGGFCYELNGAFAALLRELGFGVTLLQARVHGDDGKLGIPYDHLALRVETDDGTGPWLVDVGFGDHAQHPLALDDRTDQEDPRGTFRIRRALAENAENAEAYGDAEAYGDLDVLRDGAPQFRLDPRPRVLADFRAGAWYHRTSPDSGFTRAPVCSRFTASGRITLSGRKLVTTVGGERNETPLGSDDEVLAGYREHFGLRLDRLPTVRGAGASAPNG
- a CDS encoding pyridoxamine 5'-phosphate oxidase family protein, which encodes MTKHEPARSREQRKQDVLDHLEKDKDAWVSTASPDGVPTLVPLSFVWDRGTLLMATRRTNPTAVNVTPAGHARIAVGHTRDVVLVEATAEVIEGADLATESGDAFASKLNWDLRGRPTWVYLRFTPTAVKAWREENELTGRELMAEGRWLD